GATCTTTATTTTCCCGTTTGCCAAACTTTGCAAAACTTTCTCTATCTCATGTGAGTCTAATGAACTGTTAATGAATGCCGCAACAGTCTCAATTTTGTTGATCGAATCCACTTGATCTTTCATCAAAGCAATTAGAGGAGAAATAACAATTGAAAAACCGGGGGACATAAGTGCGGGAATTTGATAACATAGTGATTTACCGCCGCCGGTAGGAAGAATAGTAAGTACGCTTTCACCATTTAGAATTGTACTAATTATTTCTTCTTGAGCCGGTTTAAACTCGGTATAACCAAAAAATTTTTGCAGAATTTCTTTAGAGCGCATCAATATTAATTTTTGTTTGATCTATTAACATAAGCAATTATCTTTAAGCCAAAATAAAAATAGTTGATTAAATATGCTTAAAATCAATCATATCATAAAAAACTTTGAAAACATCAATGCCCTTAACAACGTTAGTCTAACTATTCCGAAAGGTGAGTTTTTTGGACTTCTTGGACCGAATGGTGCCGGCAAATCTACTTTGATGAATATTATCATCGGTTATCTTGAAGCAGATAGCGGGCAAGTTTATATCGGTGAAGAAAAAATCTCTTCACAAAATATTCAGTTGCGTAAAAAGATTGGATACGTTCCGCAAGAAGTCTCGCTTTATCTTGAACTAAGCGCATATAAAAACTTGAAAATATTCGGCGAATTGTACGGTATTACTTCAAAAAAACTTGAGAGCAAAATTGAATATGTACTTGACCTGGTTCAGCTAAAAGATAGAAAGAAAGATCAGGTAAAGGAATTTTCCGGCGGGATGAAGCGCAGACTGAATCTTGCTGCAAGTTTACTTCACGATCCGGAAATTGTGTTATGCGATGAACCGACTGTTGGCGTAGATCCTCAATCCAGAAATGCAATCTTTGATATGCTCAGTGAGTTAAATAAATCCGGTAAAACAATAGTTTATACAACACATTACATGGAAGAAGCGGAACGGCTCTGCTCACGCCTTGCAATAATTGATCACGGAAATATTATTGCAATTGGAACATTGGTTGAATTGATCAACCTTCTCAATAGGAAAGACACAATAAAAATTCAAAAAACTGCTCTAACGCAAAACAAACTTTCGGCACTCCGCGAGATGGGACTGGTAAATGAATTCGATTTTTACTTTGAATTGATGCCGAAAGATGGATATGAGAAAAATTCAAAAATTTTTGGTAAGCTGGAAGAAATAGGAATACCGAACGATTTTATCCAGATCAGCCGCGCTACTCTTGAAGACGTGTTTCTAAATTTAACCGGAAGGAGTTTGAGAGATTGAGAACGATAATCCGATTAGTTCAAAAAGATGCCGCAAGATTTTTAAACGATAAACGTGCAGTAATTCTAACCTTCCTTGTTCCGATGGTATTGATAATAATTTTTGGAAATATTTTCGGCGGTGATGGAGGAACACGCGGTAAGGCAAGTTTGATATTGGTAAATGAAAGCAATTCAATTGTTGCAAAACTGTTCGAGACAAAATTGGATTCTTCCAAAGCACTCTTGCCGGTAAAAACTTATGTTGCTGAAAACGGAAAAGACTCGATCAAATTTGATGAAGAAACAGCAAAAGAGTGGGTGCGTACAGGAAAAATATCCGCCGCTGTTGTAATGCCAAAAGATTTCTTCACGGATACTTCAACTGCAATTAAATTTAAATTCTATTACGATCCCAAAAATGAAATCGAATCCAATATCATTCAAGGAAATATGCAGCAGTTAATTTTTACGGCTATTCCTAAAATGATACCGATACTTCTTCAAAGAAGATCAATCTCATATCTTGGTAAAGACAGTACCTCGCGTTTCATGAAAGGAATTAGCAATGTAGTGCATCAATTTTACGGTGAATCACCGGATTCGTTTATGAAGAAATGGACTCAAATTGATTCGGCTTCTTTATTCTCGAGTTCAAAAGATACAAGCAGTGAAGTAAATTTCATGTCAAATGTAATCAAATTTGATAGCGAGCAGCTTGTTGGTAAAAAAATAACAAATCCGGGTTTAACCCGTTCTGTAGGCGGCTGGGCAATGATGTTCCTTCTCTTTTCGCTGACTGGAGCCGCAACTTCAATCTTTGAAGAAAAAAATGAAGGAACCCTTAAGCGTCTGCTCTGTATGCCGGTTACTCGTGCGCATATACTTTGGAGTAAATATATCTACGCAATTATTCTTGGCGTAATTCAATTGCTAGTAATGTTCATCTTTTCATGGGCACTTTTTGGTGTGGAAATATTTGCAAATTTTGGAAACTTATTAATATTGATTATTGCATCGGCTGCGGCTGCCGTTTCATTCGGAATGCTGATTACATCAATCAGTACTACCTATAGCCAAGCCAACGGAATTTCAACACTTCTTATTTTAGTGATGTCTGCTCTTGGCGGTTCTTGGTTTCCAACTTCTTTTTTACCGGACTGGATGCAAGTTATCTCCAAAGGGACTTTAACTTACTGGTCAATGGAAGGATTTCTACAAGTATTATGGCGTCATTCAAACTTTTCTGGAATTGCCGAGAACGTTTTGATTCTTCTTGCCATTGCATTCTTGATTAATTCCTATGCACTAATTCGGTTCCGTAGAGGGATTATTTAAAATTTAACGTCGCCTGGTTATTCTCATTGTTGCTTGGATAATTTTTATTTTTGATAAAAATTAATTTACCCGTCTCATTCTTACCTCTTTTCAAAGTTATTCTCTGGTATAATTGTTGCGCATTAAAGTTTCTATTTTGGTTTTTAGGTATCTTTACATGTAAAATTTAGCACTTAATAAAAAAACAGAGAAAAAAGAATGGCAGAAGAAAAATTGAAATTAGAAGATTTGCTCGGTGAATCATCCAAAATCGAGGGGACAGGAAGAATCGATTATGTAGCCATTATAGGCGCCGGAGTGATGGGACAAGGAATTGCTCAAACAATTGCTAATGCCGGGCTTGATGTTCTTCTAGTAGAACGGGATGAAGAGCAGATTGCGAAAGCAAAGGAAAGTCTGAAAGTTTCGATGGAACGAGAGATTGCCCGCTGGGCAATGACTCAGAGTGAATTAAAATCTGTTCTTAGCAGAATCAAATGGACAATCGACATGAACGAAATTCCGGAATGCGATCTGGTTATTGAAGCTGTTGATGAGAATTATGATCTAAAGAAAAAAATATTTAAAGAACTTGATGCGATTGCAAAACCCGAAACAATTTTTGTCTCAAACACCTCCACTCTTAGTTTGACCAAAATTGCCGAAGTAACAAAACGCCGCGACAAAATTATCGGAATGCATTTCTTAAATCCGGTACCAAAAGTTCCGTTAGTTGAATTAGTACGTGCGTTAGATACATCCGATAAAACAGTTGAAGTTAGCAAAAAATTTGCAGCACGCATCGGTAAAACCGCTGTTGAAGTTTATGAATATCCCGGATTTGTAACAACGCGTGCGATAGTTCCTCTTCTCAATGAAGCGATGCATATTCTTCTTGAAGGGCTTGCAAGCGCAAAAGATATTGATACTGCAATGCGGCTTGGCTACAACTTTAATACAGGTCCACTTGAAATGGCTGACTCGATGGGACTTGATGAAGTTCTGGCGTGGATGGAAACTTTATGGACTACTTTAGGAGAACCCCGCTATCGTCCTTGTCCAATTCTTCGCAAACTTGTAAGGGAAAGAAAACTAGGCAAGAAAACCGGCGAAGGATTTTTTAAATATGATGCAGACGGAAAAATAATCAACTAATTATTCTGAGGAAGAAATGAAAGTTTTGGTTCTTAATTGCGGAAGTTCGTCAATCAAATATCAGTTTATAGATACAACGGCAAAAATTACATTGGCAAAAGGGATGGTTGAACGTATTGGTATGACGAGCGCCATCTTAACACATCAGCCGCATGAAAAAGATAAGATTAAAATTGTTGGTGAAATACTTGATCATACAATCGCTATTGAATATGTGGTCGCAGTACTACTTTCACCAAATCATGGAGTCATTAAAGATAAAAATGAAATTGACGCGGTCGGTCACCGCGTTGTGCACGGCGGCGAGACTTTCTCCGGATCAGTTTTGATTACCGATCTTGTCATGAAAGCTCTAAAAGATAATATAGAACTTGCACCGCTTCATAATCCGCCTAACATTAAAGGTATTCAAGCAGCAAAGAGTCATCTGCCGAATACTCCTCAAGTCGGAGTTTTCGATACATCATTTCATATTAAGATGCCGCCGCAAGCTTACTTGTATGGTATTCCTTATGAACTATATAAAAAATATAAAATACGCCGTTATGGATTTCACGGTACATCTCATCGTTTTGTTTCCGAACGTGCGGCAAAAATGCTGGGTAAACCAATTGAGGAATTGAAAATAATTACTGCACATCTTGGTAATGGTTGTTCGATGGCTGCTGTAGACGGTGGAAGATCGGTTGATACTACTATGGGTTTTACTCCTCTTGAAGGCTTGATCATGGGAACCAGAAGCGGCGATATGGATCCTTCTGTAATTCTTTACATCATGGCTAAAGAAGGACTTTCACTTTCTGAGGCCAACACTCTTCTTAATAAGCATAGTGGATTAATTGGAATTAGCGGTGAAAGCAGCGACATGCGTGAGATTGAAGAAGCTGTTGGAGAGGGGAATAAAAAAGCAAAATATGCCTTCGATGTTTTCACTTATAGAATCAAAAAATATATTGGCGCTTACGCGGCAGCAATGGGAGGACTTGATGCTGTTGTTTTCACCGGTGGAATTGGCGAGAACTCAATTATGGTTCGACAAAATTCATGCTCCAATTTAGAATTTCTCGGAATTAAACTTGATGAAGAAGCAAACAAAAATGTAAAAGGGGAATGCAAAATTTCTACAGCTGACTCAAAAGTAAGTGTACTCAGAATTCCGACCAATGAAGAGTTAGTCATAGCCCTTGATACTGAAGAAATTGTAAATGGTGAACTCGCTGTTAAACTAGCCGCAAGTGCGCATTAATTAGACTATTTGCCCGCAGAGTAATCTGCGGGTTTGTTCTCTCGGCTTTAAAATTATTTCTATAATTTCTTCCTGCCTTAACAAGAATCAAAAAATTTTATTCCAACTGTAAAAAATCTTAAATTGCATCTAACAATAATTTAGCGGGTTGGAGATGGATTTACAGATAAAAGGAAAAACAGTTTTAGTTACTGCATCAAGCAGTGGTATCGGCAGAAAGACTGCTGAGTTATTCATTAAAGAAGGATGCAAAGTAGCAATCTGTTCTCACAACAAAGAAAATCTTTTAAAAACTGCACTCGAAATTAAATCATCTTATGGCGTTGAGCCGTTATGGGATCTTTGTGATATTAACGAACCGCAAGATATTGAAGATACTGTCGGTGTTGTAAGAAAGAATTTAGGTGACATTGATATACTTGTAAATAATTGCGGAGGACCTGTACCTGGATTTTTCGAGGACCTCTATGATGAAAGCTGGGAAAATGCATTTGAACAAGTTTTGATGAGTACGATTCGTTTTACCCGTCTTGTTCTTCCCGGTATGAAAGCAAAAAATTCCGGGCGAATAATAAATATCACTTCGCTCTCTGTAAAACAACCGGTTGATAATTTAATCCTTTCCAATTCTCTAAGAAGTGCTGTAACCGGTTTCGCAAAAACTTTAAGCAATCAAGTTGGCAAATACAATATTACTGTTAATAATGTTGCACCCGGGTATACACTTACATCCCGTCTGCATGAATTAGCTGAGAGCCGCGCAAAAATCGCAAATACAACACCGGAGAAAATTTTAGAATCAATGTCTAATGATGTCCCGATGAAGCGCTTGGCAAGTCCGGAAGAAGTTGCATCACTCATTGTTTATCTCGCTTCGGAACAAGCCGGATATATAAACGGGCAGACGATTGCTGTAGACGGCGGAGTAATTAAATCAACTTATTAATTGAGAATTGTCAATTTAGAATTGCTAATTCTATGAGAATATTTGAAAAAAATTGTCAATATGGAAATCCAATTCTTCAAAAAAGTTTTCGGATCGGAACAAGAATAGTTAAATTATGTTTACTCAATGTTTAAGAAGATTATTAAATCAAGGATTCATTTAAACAATTTATTAAGAAACTGAAAGAAAAATAATTTTCCATTCTCAATTCGCAATTATCAATTATAGAGCTTTTTCCTCAAAAC
The sequence above is drawn from the Ignavibacteriales bacterium genome and encodes:
- a CDS encoding ABC transporter ATP-binding protein; amino-acid sequence: MLKINHIIKNFENINALNNVSLTIPKGEFFGLLGPNGAGKSTLMNIIIGYLEADSGQVYIGEEKISSQNIQLRKKIGYVPQEVSLYLELSAYKNLKIFGELYGITSKKLESKIEYVLDLVQLKDRKKDQVKEFSGGMKRRLNLAASLLHDPEIVLCDEPTVGVDPQSRNAIFDMLSELNKSGKTIVYTTHYMEEAERLCSRLAIIDHGNIIAIGTLVELINLLNRKDTIKIQKTALTQNKLSALREMGLVNEFDFYFELMPKDGYEKNSKIFGKLEEIGIPNDFIQISRATLEDVFLNLTGRSLRD
- a CDS encoding ABC transporter permease, which gives rise to MRTIIRLVQKDAARFLNDKRAVILTFLVPMVLIIIFGNIFGGDGGTRGKASLILVNESNSIVAKLFETKLDSSKALLPVKTYVAENGKDSIKFDEETAKEWVRTGKISAAVVMPKDFFTDTSTAIKFKFYYDPKNEIESNIIQGNMQQLIFTAIPKMIPILLQRRSISYLGKDSTSRFMKGISNVVHQFYGESPDSFMKKWTQIDSASLFSSSKDTSSEVNFMSNVIKFDSEQLVGKKITNPGLTRSVGGWAMMFLLFSLTGAATSIFEEKNEGTLKRLLCMPVTRAHILWSKYIYAIILGVIQLLVMFIFSWALFGVEIFANFGNLLILIIASAAAAVSFGMLITSISTTYSQANGISTLLILVMSALGGSWFPTSFLPDWMQVISKGTLTYWSMEGFLQVLWRHSNFSGIAENVLILLAIAFLINSYALIRFRRGII
- a CDS encoding 3-hydroxyacyl-CoA dehydrogenase NAD-binding domain-containing protein, producing MAEEKLKLEDLLGESSKIEGTGRIDYVAIIGAGVMGQGIAQTIANAGLDVLLVERDEEQIAKAKESLKVSMEREIARWAMTQSELKSVLSRIKWTIDMNEIPECDLVIEAVDENYDLKKKIFKELDAIAKPETIFVSNTSTLSLTKIAEVTKRRDKIIGMHFLNPVPKVPLVELVRALDTSDKTVEVSKKFAARIGKTAVEVYEYPGFVTTRAIVPLLNEAMHILLEGLASAKDIDTAMRLGYNFNTGPLEMADSMGLDEVLAWMETLWTTLGEPRYRPCPILRKLVRERKLGKKTGEGFFKYDADGKIIN
- a CDS encoding acetate kinase; translated protein: MKVLVLNCGSSSIKYQFIDTTAKITLAKGMVERIGMTSAILTHQPHEKDKIKIVGEILDHTIAIEYVVAVLLSPNHGVIKDKNEIDAVGHRVVHGGETFSGSVLITDLVMKALKDNIELAPLHNPPNIKGIQAAKSHLPNTPQVGVFDTSFHIKMPPQAYLYGIPYELYKKYKIRRYGFHGTSHRFVSERAAKMLGKPIEELKIITAHLGNGCSMAAVDGGRSVDTTMGFTPLEGLIMGTRSGDMDPSVILYIMAKEGLSLSEANTLLNKHSGLIGISGESSDMREIEEAVGEGNKKAKYAFDVFTYRIKKYIGAYAAAMGGLDAVVFTGGIGENSIMVRQNSCSNLEFLGIKLDEEANKNVKGECKISTADSKVSVLRIPTNEELVIALDTEEIVNGELAVKLAASAH
- a CDS encoding SDR family oxidoreductase, which gives rise to MDLQIKGKTVLVTASSSGIGRKTAELFIKEGCKVAICSHNKENLLKTALEIKSSYGVEPLWDLCDINEPQDIEDTVGVVRKNLGDIDILVNNCGGPVPGFFEDLYDESWENAFEQVLMSTIRFTRLVLPGMKAKNSGRIINITSLSVKQPVDNLILSNSLRSAVTGFAKTLSNQVGKYNITVNNVAPGYTLTSRLHELAESRAKIANTTPEKILESMSNDVPMKRLASPEEVASLIVYLASEQAGYINGQTIAVDGGVIKSTY